The Cottoperca gobio chromosome 6, fCotGob3.1, whole genome shotgun sequence genome has a segment encoding these proteins:
- the parietopsin gene encoding parietopsin, with translation MDSNSTPLSSGTHPPSIHTEVVTVTSTVFPRVGYSILSFLMFINTVFTVFNNSLVITVMLRNPSLLQPMNVFILSLAVSDLMIGLCGSLVVTITNYHGSFFIGHAACVFQGFAVNYFGLVSLCTLTLLAYERYIVVCKPRAGLKLSMRRSIIGLLLVWIYCLFWAVAPLLGWSSYGPEGVQTSCSLAWEERSWSNYSYLILYTLLCFIVPVMVIIYCYSKVLKSMNKLNRSVELQGGRSSQKENDHAISMVLSMIIAFFVCWLPYTALSVVVVVDPELYIPPLVATMPMYFAKTSPVYNPIIYFLSNKQFREAALEVLSCGRYIPHAPTTVSINMRSLNSRSRLTFLSTNVKSHSRVLPL, from the exons ATGGACAGCAACAGCACGCCGCTGAGCTCCGGCACacatcctccatccatccacaccGAGGTGGTGACTGTTACGTCCACCGTCTTCCCTCGGGTGGGCTACAGTATACTTTCTTTCCTCATGTTCATCAACACAGTGTTCACAGTTTTTAACAATAGTCTCGTCATAACCGTGATGCTGAGGAATCCGTCTCTCCTCCAGCCTATGAACGTTTTCATCCTCAGCCTCGCGGTGTCTGACCTCATGATAGGCCTGTGCGGCTCCCTGGTCGTCACCATCACCAACTACCATGGCTCTTTCTTTATCGGCCATGCAGCCTGCGTGTTTCAAGGATTTGCAGTCAATTATTTTG GTCTGGTGTCTCTCTGCACTCTGACCCTGCTTGCCTATGAGCGTTACATCGTGGTGTGTAAGCCGCGAGCTGGTCTAAAGCTGAGCATGCGGAGGAGCATCATTGGGCTGCTTCTTGTCTGGATCTACTGCTTGTTTTGGGCCGTGGCTCCGTTATTGGGCTGGAGCTCCTACGGACCTGAGGGAGTCCAGACGTCCTGCTCTCTGGCCTGGGAGGAGAGATCGTGGAGCAACTACAGCTACCTCATCCTCTACACACTCCTCTGCTTCATTGTGCCTGTCATGGTCATCATCTACTGCTACTCCAAAGTGCTCAAATCCATGAATAAG CTGAACCGGAGCGTGGAGCTCCAGGGGGGGCGTTCCAGCCAGAAGGAGAATGATCATGCCATCAGTATGGTCCTGTCCATGATCatagctttttttgtttgctggCTTCCCTACACGGCGTTGTCAGTGGTGGTAGTTGTGGATCCAGAGCTCTACATCCCTCCACTGGTCGCCACCATGCCCATGTACTTTGCCAAGACCAGCCCTGTGTATAACCCCATCATCTACTTCCTTTCCAACAAGCAG TTTCGTGAAGCCGCTCTGGAAGTGTTGTCGTGCGGCCGCTACATTCCCCACGCACCCACTACTGTCAGCATCAACATGCGCTCCTTGAACAGTAGGAGCCGGCTGACTTTCTTAAGCACTAACGTCAAGTCGCACAGCAGGGTGTTGCCTCTGTGA
- the LOC115009421 gene encoding 5-hydroxytryptamine receptor 2B-like, whose product MRGELTPAWDRGNITVWEEYSDIAFVVANSLILFITSAVGIAANLFVILAVYHQKSLQNVNNALVVNLAVIDFLRCVIDCPILLTIVINAYQRRHIDGFICDTQVASFSFSCCIQLLTLACISAERYQAIARPFTTSQRRRRIMVLIPLTWTLAILVAVFCVILVKDSPMHARCNGLLREAASSYDTFGIYMLVPLWAACFSVIIGFYARIFILVRSHNRKIFDKGSLPVSKKENTEDVQKKEETTAVGKGHGKSEQNETPSEGVAQGKLVIQAQHNASKKDSTAALLASTKAPQTERPRPPAMQVAVQTEGKPFKTEQPNPRGTELEAKPSNGDASAGVKRSTTKPQKVSNNFDTEKQPKERVNIDKVPSEMKESRHHVHSSAQLENPESASVLLIELKQAKSSDGGEPPTVSTVDQASSFPPVSSNVPETEAMKQNVEVEGAVCMMPSKLSKERASKKKESKMAKRAGYIILTFLLFWLPLITTILMNFVLHRNNDTQMTIIQNVEILSVSVACITSLSDPIIYAVVNPQFRTEFYRLKNNFVSVFNKK is encoded by the exons ATGAGAGGCGAGCTTACACCTGCATGGGACCGTGGGAACATCACCGTTTGGGAGGAATACTCTGACATCGCCTTTGTAGTGGCAAACAGCTTGATCCTGTTCATCACTTCTGCCGTGGGGATTGCAGCAAATCTTTTTGTCATACTGGCAGTTTATCACCAGAAATCACTGCAGAATGTGAATAATGCACTGGTGGTGAATCTAGCTGTCATAGACTTTCTGAGGTGTGTAATTGACTGCCCCATTCTCTTAACCATCGTCATAAACGCGTATCAAAGACGACACATAGACGGGTTCATCTGTGATACACAGGtggcctctttctctttcagctgCTGCATCCAACTGTTGACACTGGCCTGTATAAGTGCAGAGAGGTACCAGGCCATTGCCCGACCCTTCACAACTAGTCAAAGACGAAGACGGATTATGGTACTGATTCCTCTCACATGGACCTTGGCTATTCTGGTGGCTGTTTTTTGCGTGATATTGGTCAAGGACTCACCCATGCATGCAAGATGCAATGGATTATTGAGAGAAGCAGCATCGTCCTATGACACATTTGGAATTTACATGTTGGTCCCACTTTGGGCAGCTTGCTTTAGTGTTATCATTGGATTCTACGCTCGCATATTTATCCTTGTGAGATCACACAATCGCAAAATATTTGACAAAGGTTCTTTGCCTgtttcaaagaaagaaaatacagaagatgtgcaaaagaaagaagaaaccaCAGCAGTGGGAAAAGGACACGGAAAATCTGAACAAAACGAGACCCCGAGCGAAGGTGTTGCGCAGGGGAAACTAGTGATACAAGCCCAACACAATGCCTCTAAGAAAGATTCTACAGCTGCTCTACTGGCCTCAACAAAAGCTCCACAAACAGAACGACCTCGCCCTCCTGCAATGCAGGTTGCAGTGCAGACTGAGGGGAAACCTTTTAAAACAGAGCAGCCCAATCCCCGTGGCACGGAATTGGAAGCAAAACCATCAAATGGAGATGCTTCTGCTGGTGTTAAGAGATCAACCACAAAGCCGCAGAAGGTGTCAAACAATTTCGACACAGAAAAGCAGCCCAAAGAGAGAGTGAACATTGACAAAGTGCCctctgaaatgaaagaaagcagACACCACGTTCACTCGTCTGCACAGTTAGAAAATCCCGAATCTGCTTCTGTTTTGCTGATTGAACTAAAACAAGCTAAGAGCAGCGATGGAGGAGAACCACCGACTGTTTCTACGGTAGATCAAGCGTCTTCATTCCCTCCCGTCTCGAGTAATGTCCCTGAAACAGAAGCTATGAAACAAAATGTGGAGGTGGAAGGTGCTGTATGCATGATGCCTTCCAAATTAAGTAAAGAGAGAGCTAGCAAAAAGAAGGAAAGTAAAATGGCGAAGCGTGCTGGCTACATCATTTTAACTTTCCTCTTATTCTGGCTGCCATTGATCACAACTATCCTGATGAATTTTGTTTTACACAGAAACAACGATACACAG ATGACAATCATTCAGAACGTGGAGATTCTGTCGGTCTCTGTCGCCTGCATCACATCACTGAGTGACCCGATAATATACGCTGTAGTGAACCCTCAGTTTCGGACGGAGTTTTACAGACTCAAAAACAATTTTGTGTCCGTATTCAATAAGAAATGA